The window CCGGTCGACGCTCTCCAGTGTCATCTCATCGCCTCCTCAGCCGGTCCAGCAGGCCGCGCGCGGGCGCGAACTTCGCCGGCTCGGCGTCGAATCGCTGCTTGCAGGCCGGGGCGCAGAAGTAGAAGGTCTCGTTCCGGTAGAGGCTCGTCGCGGCGGCCCTCGCGGGGTCGATCGTCATGCCGCAGACCACGTCGCGCACCCGCTGGCCGCCCTCCTGTGGTCCAGGCAGGTGGGCGGTCTCGGAACCCTTCGGCCAGGCCATGGCGGTCTCGGCTACCTCGCCCCAGGGCAGGGTCACGCTACCGATGTCCCAC of the Dehalococcoidia bacterium genome contains:
- a CDS encoding YHS domain-containing protein, with the translated sequence YTTRMGSGPRRAHVNYQCPCGCIGGVIYSADKPLSKAGACCCGRKLWVGQQAEERIRPYLEAGIDYEWDIGSVTLPWGEVAETAMAWPKGSETAHLPGPQEGGQRVRDVVCGMTIDPARAAATSLYRNETFYFCAPACKQRFDAEPAKFAPARGLLDRLRRR